One region of Arthrobacter sp. StoSoilB22 genomic DNA includes:
- a CDS encoding amino acid permease, with translation MTSTLSTAAGRTDDADLTALGYQPTLHRKLGRYASFAAGFSFVSILTTIFQLFAFGYSFAGPAFFWTWPVVLVGQLLVALNFAELAARYPLSGAVYQWSRRMGGEVVGWFAGWFMSIAQVITAAAAAIALQVVLPQLWDGFQLVGGDPSLTSTTGAANAVILGAILLVVTTVINCLGVKLMSHVNSIGVTCEIVGVAAVILALFSAAQRGPEVVADVSVVTTSDLGAVGAFLVSGLMAAYVMVGFNSAGELSEETKNPRKTAPRTILSALIISGIGGGLMIIAALMAAPSLDDGRLATEGLPYVLTAVLGTFWGKVLLVDVAIAIFVCTLAIQTAGSRLVFSMARDGKLPASALLSTVHPQRGTPMWPSIAIGALAVGILAINIGNSALFTTLCSVCIVMVYLAYLMVTVPQLLSRFRGDWNRVGQTMPAGLFSLGRWGLPVNILAVMYGALMVINLSWPRPEVYDPSGEHGILLYSAPIMVGAVLLLGIWVRRNIRVREDKAALAAESANAG, from the coding sequence ATGACTTCCACCCTTTCGACGGCGGCCGGCCGCACTGATGATGCAGACCTGACAGCACTCGGCTACCAGCCCACCCTGCATCGCAAGCTGGGCCGCTACGCATCGTTCGCCGCAGGTTTTTCGTTCGTCTCCATCCTCACCACCATCTTCCAGCTCTTCGCCTTTGGCTACTCCTTCGCCGGTCCTGCTTTCTTCTGGACCTGGCCGGTGGTGCTGGTGGGCCAGCTCCTTGTGGCATTGAACTTTGCAGAGCTCGCCGCCCGGTACCCGTTGTCCGGCGCCGTCTATCAGTGGTCGCGCCGCATGGGCGGTGAAGTGGTGGGCTGGTTCGCCGGCTGGTTCATGTCCATCGCCCAGGTCATCACTGCTGCCGCAGCAGCCATCGCACTCCAAGTGGTCCTTCCCCAGCTGTGGGATGGCTTCCAGTTGGTGGGCGGCGACCCCTCTCTGACCTCCACCACGGGTGCGGCGAACGCCGTCATCCTTGGCGCCATACTCCTGGTGGTTACTACCGTGATTAATTGCCTGGGCGTGAAGCTCATGTCTCACGTCAACTCCATCGGCGTCACCTGCGAGATCGTGGGCGTCGCTGCGGTAATTCTTGCCCTGTTCTCAGCAGCGCAGCGCGGCCCGGAGGTGGTAGCGGACGTCAGTGTTGTCACAACCTCGGACCTGGGCGCCGTCGGCGCCTTCCTGGTGTCCGGGTTGATGGCCGCGTACGTCATGGTGGGCTTCAACTCCGCCGGGGAGCTCTCGGAGGAAACCAAGAACCCCCGCAAGACGGCCCCGCGCACCATCCTCTCGGCACTGATCATCTCCGGTATTGGCGGCGGACTCATGATCATCGCCGCTCTGATGGCAGCGCCAAGTCTGGACGACGGCCGGCTCGCCACCGAGGGGCTGCCCTATGTGCTCACTGCCGTGCTGGGTACGTTCTGGGGCAAAGTGCTGCTGGTTGACGTGGCCATCGCCATCTTCGTGTGCACTTTGGCCATCCAAACGGCGGGTTCGCGGCTGGTCTTCTCCATGGCCCGCGATGGCAAACTGCCCGCCTCGGCCCTGCTCTCCACGGTCCACCCGCAGCGTGGAACCCCCATGTGGCCCTCCATCGCGATTGGCGCCCTGGCGGTGGGCATCCTTGCCATCAACATCGGCAACTCCGCCCTCTTCACCACCCTTTGCAGTGTGTGCATCGTGATGGTGTACCTGGCGTACCTGATGGTCACGGTTCCGCAGCTGCTCAGCCGTTTCCGCGGCGATTGGAACCGGGTGGGTCAGACCATGCCGGCCGGGCTCTTCTCCCTGGGCCGTTGGGGCTTACCGGTCAACATCCTCGCCGTCATGTATGGCGCACTGATGGTCATCAACCTGTCCTGGCCCCGCCCCGAAGTGTATGACCCCTCCGGTGAACACGGGATCCTGCTCTACTCCGCCCCCATCATGGTGGGCGCCGTCCTGCTCCTGGGTATCTGGGTCCGGCGGAACATCCGGGTTCGGGAGGACAAGGCGGCGCTGGCCGCGGAATCCGCCAACGCGGGCTGA
- a CDS encoding TetR/AcrR family transcriptional regulator → MTTAGPGRPRKQQAVRPGATAREEILDAAAELFTGQGFANTSTRAIADAVGIRQSSLYHHFSTKDEILGELLGGTVSTSLAFARAVRDHSDDAGLAAARLHAVVSFDGSQLCSSRWNLGVLYHLPEARAEIFRPFMAARKELRTIYGELGRELAAICDADPGLGDAAFRLVESLINLRADGLIAKDSASTTADTVLTLAGLRRDLPAVRAAGKELILRFGGVALRAPAESLAG, encoded by the coding sequence GTGACTACAGCCGGACCGGGACGCCCCCGTAAGCAGCAGGCGGTGCGCCCTGGGGCCACCGCCCGCGAAGAGATACTGGATGCGGCAGCCGAGCTTTTCACGGGCCAGGGGTTCGCGAACACCTCCACCCGGGCAATCGCCGATGCCGTGGGAATACGGCAATCGTCGCTCTATCACCACTTCTCCACCAAGGACGAAATCCTGGGTGAGCTGCTCGGCGGGACGGTGTCCACCAGCCTGGCGTTTGCCCGGGCTGTGCGGGATCATTCCGACGACGCCGGCCTGGCTGCGGCACGGTTGCACGCGGTGGTGTCGTTTGACGGTTCACAGCTGTGCAGTTCGCGCTGGAACCTGGGGGTGCTCTACCACCTCCCGGAAGCCAGGGCAGAGATCTTCCGACCCTTCATGGCAGCCCGCAAGGAACTCAGGACTATCTACGGCGAGTTGGGGCGGGAACTGGCGGCCATCTGTGACGCCGACCCGGGCCTGGGAGACGCCGCGTTCCGGCTGGTGGAGTCCTTGATCAACCTCCGCGCGGACGGGCTGATCGCAAAAGATTCGGCATCCACCACCGCCGATACCGTGTTGACGCTGGCCGGGCTGAGGCGCGATCTCCCGGCAGTGAGGGCTGCAGGCAAGGAGCTCATCCTCCGCTTTGGAGGGGTTGCCTTGCGGGCGCCAGCCGAATCTCTCGCCGGCTAA
- a CDS encoding zeta toxin family protein, with the protein MTAMDARLRTERELIRLSQLGSFLHKDSHRSTAVFYDARDKLRRKFHSELIESYTSDAADLGKDGSAALITAGPPGAGKSTEVKKLGLTGYRVIDPDVIKEHLLETACTDGIFDDLLDLQLPDGRALLPNELASLVHTESADLANAVLRRSIEDGVNVAIEGTFSWPNLKDRYLKWLLTGDYSHLTVVDVEVSRETAKAQARERWWGGREQAFAGTGSHLGGRFTPPEAIDGLYVAGATTASTCNANAVALFNDPLADLFDEVTLYVYDRTGISDERSTYVARNGVKEGDAPVPLDVAPRTT; encoded by the coding sequence ATGACGGCAATGGACGCGCGGTTGCGCACCGAGCGCGAGTTGATTCGTCTGTCACAGCTTGGGTCCTTTCTTCATAAGGACTCCCACCGATCAACAGCGGTCTTTTATGACGCACGGGATAAGTTGCGCCGTAAATTCCATTCTGAGCTGATCGAGAGCTACACATCAGACGCCGCAGACCTTGGTAAGGATGGGTCTGCGGCTCTCATCACTGCTGGTCCACCCGGCGCCGGGAAGTCAACCGAGGTGAAAAAGCTTGGGCTTACGGGATATCGGGTCATCGACCCGGATGTCATCAAGGAGCATCTTCTTGAAACTGCTTGCACCGACGGCATATTTGACGATCTCCTCGATCTTCAGCTGCCGGACGGGCGCGCGCTATTGCCCAATGAGTTGGCCTCGCTTGTCCACACGGAATCTGCCGATCTAGCGAACGCGGTTTTGCGGCGATCGATTGAAGACGGCGTGAACGTTGCCATTGAGGGCACTTTTTCGTGGCCAAACCTCAAAGACCGCTACCTCAAATGGCTCCTGACCGGCGACTATAGCCATCTCACTGTCGTCGACGTAGAAGTGAGCCGCGAGACTGCTAAAGCGCAGGCCCGCGAACGCTGGTGGGGTGGTCGCGAGCAAGCGTTTGCGGGCACGGGCTCCCATCTTGGCGGACGGTTTACACCTCCGGAGGCGATCGACGGCCTCTATGTAGCTGGCGCGACGACAGCCAGCACGTGCAATGCCAATGCCGTGGCCCTATTCAACGACCCCCTTGCCGACCTCTTCGACGAAGTAACGCTGTACGTCTATGACAGGACGGGCATCAGTGATGAACGCAGTACTTACGTCGCAAGAAACGGAGTCAAGGAGGGAGACGCTCCCGTTCCTCTGGATGTGGCACCAAGAACGACTTAG
- a CDS encoding Pr6Pr family membrane protein — MTKRNVLIGGRFFFGLLTLVAVGTQLTVHLGLGYDLWNFFSYFTNLSNIFAALVLLISGYRVLVRKRPTEADDVTRGTATIAMAVVGLVFGALLAGEDLGSLLPWVNFVVHYLMPVVMVADWLFQPPRATLRPKHIWYWLLYPVGYLVYSLIRGALVNWYPYWFIDPARAGGWGGVVVFALAISVGFLVVSLAMLWLGNKMKRQVDY, encoded by the coding sequence ATGACCAAACGGAATGTGCTTATCGGGGGACGCTTTTTCTTTGGCCTTCTGACGTTGGTGGCGGTGGGAACACAGCTGACGGTTCATCTTGGCCTGGGCTATGACCTGTGGAACTTCTTCAGCTACTTCACCAACCTGTCCAATATCTTCGCTGCGTTGGTGCTGCTGATCAGTGGGTACCGGGTGTTGGTCCGGAAACGGCCTACCGAGGCGGACGATGTTACGCGCGGCACGGCCACCATCGCCATGGCCGTGGTGGGGCTCGTCTTTGGTGCGCTATTGGCGGGTGAGGACCTCGGCTCGCTGCTTCCGTGGGTCAACTTTGTGGTGCACTACCTGATGCCAGTGGTGATGGTTGCGGACTGGCTGTTTCAACCGCCGCGCGCCACCCTGCGCCCCAAGCACATTTGGTATTGGCTGCTCTACCCTGTTGGCTACCTGGTTTACAGCCTCATTCGCGGGGCTTTGGTCAACTGGTACCCGTACTGGTTCATTGACCCTGCCCGGGCCGGCGGTTGGGGTGGCGTGGTGGTGTTTGCCCTCGCTATTTCCGTCGGTTTCCTGGTGGTGAGCCTGGCGATGCTGTGGCTGGGGAACAAGATGAAGCGCCAGGTGGATTACTAA
- the radA gene encoding DNA repair protein RadA yields the protein MASKTSRASKTPAYKCAECGWTAIKWVGRCGECQAWGTVEEYGATVARTTAAATVLEPARRIAEVDGTTAAFLPTGVDELDRVLGGGLVPGAVILLAGEPGVGKSTLLLDVAAKFARTGQDVLYITGEESAAQVKLRAERIDAVAHTLYLSAETDLGQALGQVEKLEPKLLIVDSVQTLSSADVEGSAGGVSQVREVAASIISAAKRRNMTTLLVGHVTKEGTIAGPRLLEHLVDVVCQFEGERHSRLRLLRAVKNRYGATDDVGCFDLNETGIEGLADPSGLFVSRTREPVSGTCITVTMEGRRPLLAEVQSLLAESPNSQPRRATSGLESSRVAMLLAVLQQRAGCVLHKDDSYVATVGGVKLTEPATDLAVALAVASAKSRKALPQRLIAFGEVGLAGEVRPVPGINQRIQEAHRLGFTHAIVPASPAGAGVIPEGFSVREVGHLAEALELLIT from the coding sequence ATGGCTTCCAAGACCTCCCGCGCTTCCAAGACACCCGCTTACAAATGCGCCGAATGCGGCTGGACCGCCATCAAGTGGGTGGGCCGCTGCGGTGAGTGCCAGGCCTGGGGAACCGTGGAGGAGTACGGCGCCACGGTAGCGCGTACGACGGCGGCCGCAACAGTTTTGGAGCCGGCCCGCCGGATCGCTGAGGTGGATGGGACCACCGCGGCGTTCCTGCCCACGGGAGTGGACGAGTTGGACCGCGTCCTGGGAGGAGGGTTGGTCCCCGGTGCCGTCATCCTGCTGGCTGGGGAACCCGGCGTCGGGAAGTCCACGCTGCTGCTGGATGTAGCTGCGAAATTCGCGCGCACGGGACAGGATGTCCTGTACATCACGGGCGAGGAGTCGGCGGCGCAGGTGAAGTTGCGGGCCGAGCGGATCGACGCCGTGGCCCACACCCTTTATCTTTCGGCTGAAACAGATCTTGGCCAGGCACTGGGCCAGGTGGAGAAGCTTGAACCCAAGTTGCTGATTGTGGACTCCGTTCAGACGCTAAGCAGCGCGGACGTGGAGGGCAGCGCGGGCGGTGTGTCCCAGGTTCGTGAGGTGGCGGCGTCCATCATCTCTGCGGCCAAGCGACGCAACATGACCACGCTGCTGGTGGGCCACGTGACCAAGGAAGGCACCATCGCCGGCCCGCGTTTGTTGGAACACCTGGTAGACGTGGTGTGCCAGTTCGAAGGCGAGCGCCACTCCCGTCTGCGCCTGCTCCGCGCCGTGAAGAACCGCTACGGTGCCACGGACGACGTCGGATGCTTCGACCTCAACGAAACGGGCATCGAGGGGTTGGCTGATCCCAGCGGTTTGTTCGTTTCACGGACCCGTGAGCCCGTTTCGGGCACCTGCATCACTGTGACCATGGAGGGTCGCAGGCCGCTGCTTGCAGAGGTGCAGTCGCTCCTTGCCGAGAGTCCCAACTCGCAACCCCGCCGTGCTACCAGCGGGCTGGAGAGCTCCCGGGTGGCCATGCTGCTGGCCGTTCTTCAGCAGCGTGCCGGCTGCGTGTTGCACAAGGACGATTCCTATGTGGCGACCGTGGGCGGCGTGAAGCTGACCGAACCGGCCACGGACCTGGCTGTTGCTTTGGCCGTAGCTTCGGCGAAGTCCCGCAAGGCACTCCCCCAACGACTCATTGCTTTCGGCGAAGTTGGCTTGGCGGGCGAGGTGCGCCCCGTGCCGGGGATCAACCAGCGCATCCAGGAAGCCCACCGGCTCGGCTTCACGCACGCCATTGTCCCGGCGAGCCCTGCGGGTGCAGGTGTAATCCCGGAGGGCTTCTCGGTGCGCGAAGTGGGCCACTTGGCCGAGGCCCTGGAACTGCTGATCACCTGA
- a CDS encoding FUSC family protein, with product MAAAKGFTASKRFLRARVRTGLVRSRNSLTPAIQMTVCAVGAYAFAEYVLGHQGPLFAATSSLIALGFSRDPRLRRVIEVGLGCTLGIVVGDLLLHWLGAGIWQAAVVLLFSILLARFLDSGTIFTTQLGLQSLLVVLLPAPAGGPFTRSLDAVVGGVFALLVTFLVPKDPRREPRKDVQKILHELSEVLRECAKAMIDSDSTQAWHALIRGRNCQPLVDRMRQTLRASGEVATLAPAHRRHRDELADLEHSLEYIDLALRNSRVFARRLTSAINHAALSDEAIESISEVLQETAAAIDEMTIGLSEQSEGTRRVHLRRARNELSDIAARLHPKMLDVQRLEGETVVMLFRPLMVDLLEASGMEPDEARAVLPAL from the coding sequence ATGGCTGCCGCAAAGGGATTTACTGCAAGCAAGAGGTTCCTGCGCGCCAGAGTCAGGACCGGATTGGTTCGCAGCCGGAATTCGTTGACACCGGCCATTCAGATGACGGTGTGCGCCGTGGGTGCCTACGCTTTCGCTGAGTACGTGCTGGGCCACCAGGGTCCTTTGTTTGCCGCTACTTCTTCCTTGATTGCCCTCGGTTTCTCCCGCGATCCACGCCTGCGCCGGGTGATCGAGGTGGGTCTTGGCTGCACGCTGGGCATCGTGGTTGGTGACCTGCTGCTTCACTGGCTGGGCGCTGGGATCTGGCAGGCCGCCGTCGTGCTTCTTTTTTCCATCCTGCTGGCCAGGTTCCTGGACAGCGGCACCATCTTCACTACCCAACTGGGCTTGCAGTCGTTGCTGGTGGTCCTGCTGCCGGCGCCGGCAGGTGGGCCGTTTACCCGAAGCCTGGATGCCGTGGTGGGTGGCGTTTTTGCGCTGCTGGTGACATTCCTGGTGCCGAAGGACCCGCGCCGGGAGCCCCGTAAGGATGTCCAGAAGATCCTGCATGAGCTTTCGGAGGTGCTGCGTGAGTGTGCCAAGGCCATGATCGACAGCGATTCCACCCAGGCCTGGCATGCCCTGATCCGTGGCCGGAACTGCCAGCCTTTGGTGGATCGGATGCGGCAGACTCTGCGGGCTTCCGGTGAGGTCGCCACACTGGCACCGGCACATCGGAGGCACCGCGATGAGCTTGCCGACTTGGAGCACTCCCTGGAGTACATCGACCTGGCGTTGCGTAACAGCCGGGTGTTTGCCCGGCGCCTCACCAGCGCAATCAACCATGCCGCGTTGTCCGACGAAGCGATCGAGAGCATCTCCGAAGTCCTTCAGGAAACTGCCGCGGCGATCGACGAGATGACCATTGGGTTGTCGGAGCAGAGCGAGGGCACACGGCGGGTGCATCTGCGCCGGGCCCGGAACGAACTTTCAGACATTGCGGCGCGCCTGCATCCCAAGATGCTGGACGTGCAAAGGCTCGAGGGAGAAACCGTGGTGATGCTGTTCCGGCCACTCATGGTTGATCTGCTGGAGGCGAGCGGCATGGAACCGGACGAGGCCCGGGCGGTGCTCCCGGCGCTGTAG
- the pstS gene encoding phosphate ABC transporter substrate-binding protein PstS produces the protein MKATHFGRNAAIAVIAAGALALTACGSDNATGTTGGTQSAATGPKVTGTLTGIGASSTGAAMDAWKAGFSAANSGATVQYSPDGSGAGRKAIIDGSAQFAGSDAYLKDEELESSKAKCGPDGAINIPVYISPIAVAFNVPGVTDLKLDAATVAKIFRGEIAKWNDPAIAALNEGVTLPDLKVTPVNRSDDSGTTTNFTDYLAAAAPEVWTDKAAGIWPATLAGENAKGTSGVVKTVTDTPGAVTYADDSAVSGKLGTASIKVGDEFVKISAEAAAKAVEAGKPVDGRAANDVAIKLDRKTTASGAYPVVLVSYHVVCTTYETEEVADLVKGFESYVVSDEGQKTAADAAKSAPLSKALQDKAKAAIETIKAKA, from the coding sequence GTGAAGGCAACTCACTTCGGCCGCAACGCGGCAATCGCGGTCATCGCAGCCGGCGCTCTCGCGCTCACTGCTTGCGGTTCAGACAACGCAACCGGCACCACTGGGGGCACCCAGTCGGCAGCTACCGGCCCCAAGGTCACCGGCACCCTGACCGGCATCGGCGCGTCCTCCACCGGCGCAGCAATGGATGCTTGGAAGGCCGGCTTCTCCGCCGCAAACTCCGGCGCGACTGTTCAGTACTCCCCGGACGGTTCCGGCGCAGGCCGCAAGGCCATCATCGACGGCTCGGCACAGTTCGCCGGCTCCGATGCCTACCTGAAGGACGAAGAGCTTGAGAGCTCCAAGGCCAAGTGCGGCCCCGACGGCGCCATCAACATCCCGGTGTACATCTCCCCGATCGCTGTTGCCTTCAACGTCCCCGGCGTCACGGACCTCAAGCTCGACGCCGCGACCGTCGCCAAGATCTTCCGCGGCGAAATCGCCAAGTGGAACGATCCCGCAATCGCCGCCCTCAACGAAGGCGTCACCCTGCCGGACCTCAAGGTCACCCCCGTGAACCGCTCTGACGACTCCGGCACCACCACCAACTTCACCGACTACCTCGCAGCTGCTGCTCCCGAGGTTTGGACGGACAAGGCTGCCGGCATCTGGCCCGCAACCCTGGCAGGCGAGAACGCCAAGGGCACCTCCGGTGTGGTCAAGACCGTCACCGACACCCCGGGCGCCGTAACCTACGCTGATGACTCCGCCGTTTCCGGCAAGCTGGGCACCGCCTCCATCAAGGTGGGCGACGAATTCGTCAAGATCTCCGCTGAAGCCGCTGCCAAGGCCGTTGAAGCCGGCAAGCCCGTTGACGGCCGCGCCGCCAACGATGTTGCCATCAAGCTGGACCGCAAGACCACCGCATCGGGCGCCTACCCCGTAGTCCTGGTCTCGTACCACGTTGTCTGCACCACCTACGAGACCGAGGAAGTTGCTGACCTGGTCAAGGGCTTCGAAAGCTACGTCGTTTCTGACGAAGGACAGAAGACCGCAGCTGACGCCGCGAAGTCCGCACCGCTCTCCAAGGCGCTGCAGGACAAGGCAAAGGCGGCTATCGAAACCATCAAGGCCAAGGCCTAA
- the pstC gene encoding phosphate ABC transporter permease subunit PstC produces MTTNSLTTSQGAGRAGDKVFSGAAMAAGCLILAVLFGVALFLVVQAIPALTAPAEDIQGGNGFFAYIAPIVVGTLIAAVIALVIATPVAIGVALFISHYAPRRLAAGLGYVVDLLAAIPSVVYGAWGAAFLAKEISPAYDWLATYLGWIPIFEGPASATGKTILTAGIVLSVMVLPIITSLSREIFLQTPKLHEEAALALGATRWEMIKMAVLPFGRPGIISAIMLGLGRALGETMAVALVLSSGVLTASLIQSGNQTIAAEIALNFPEASGIKVNTLIAAGLVLFVITLGVNMIARWIITRHKEFSGAN; encoded by the coding sequence GTGACCACCAACTCCCTGACAACCTCCCAAGGCGCAGGACGCGCCGGGGACAAGGTTTTCTCCGGGGCCGCCATGGCCGCAGGGTGCCTGATTCTCGCGGTCCTCTTCGGAGTCGCGTTGTTCCTTGTGGTGCAGGCAATCCCTGCCCTGACCGCTCCGGCCGAGGACATCCAGGGCGGCAACGGCTTCTTCGCCTACATCGCCCCGATCGTGGTGGGCACACTGATTGCCGCCGTGATCGCCCTCGTCATCGCCACCCCCGTGGCAATCGGCGTGGCACTGTTCATCTCCCACTACGCTCCGCGCCGGCTCGCTGCCGGCCTGGGCTACGTGGTGGACCTGCTCGCAGCCATCCCCTCCGTTGTCTACGGCGCCTGGGGTGCGGCTTTCCTGGCCAAGGAGATCTCCCCGGCCTATGACTGGCTGGCCACTTACCTCGGCTGGATCCCCATCTTCGAAGGACCGGCGTCCGCCACCGGCAAGACCATCCTGACCGCCGGCATCGTCCTTTCCGTTATGGTCCTGCCCATCATCACCTCCCTGTCCCGCGAAATCTTCCTGCAGACCCCCAAGCTGCACGAGGAAGCCGCGCTGGCACTCGGAGCCACCCGCTGGGAAATGATCAAGATGGCCGTGCTGCCCTTCGGCCGTCCGGGCATCATCAGCGCCATCATGCTGGGCTTGGGCCGGGCACTTGGCGAGACCATGGCCGTTGCCCTGGTGCTCTCCTCCGGTGTCCTCACTGCCAGTCTCATCCAGTCCGGCAACCAGACCATCGCCGCGGAAATCGCACTGAACTTCCCGGAAGCCAGCGGTATCAAGGTCAACACGTTGATCGCCGCCGGCCTGGTGCTGTTCGTCATCACCCTGGGCGTGAACATGATCGCCCGCTGGATCATCACCCGGCACAAAGAATTCTCGGGAGCCAACTAA